The genomic stretch GCAATCATCTCGTCAATGGGGAATATCATATCGGCCGTGTGTCCCCGCTGTACCTCCTTCCCCCCGACACGCAGGGAGAAGTGTTGGTCTTGCACTCCCCCGGCCAACTCTTCCACCGGGACAAAATCTCCTACGACAGCCGAACCGTCAAAACCCTTGGAAATTTCCCACGGGGAACCTTCGGCACGCAGACGGGCCTGCAAGTCGCGGGCCGTAAAGTCGATGCCCACAGTCACCGCATCGTAATAACGGTGTGCAAAACGGGGCGCCACGTTCTTACCCAGTCGTGAAATACGCACAACCAGCTCGGTCTCATACTCGACCCGTTCCGAAAACGGCGGCAGGAAGAAAGGTTTCCCGTCTTTGAGCAACGCCGTGTCGGGTTTCATGAAGAGAACCGGCTCCTGAGGTAATAACGCACGATTCATCTCTTTATTGTGGCGGAGGTAATTCCACCCCACTGCAAAAATTTTCATATCATGGATTTTTGAGAGGCTCGGGTGCCTGCGGGATTTTGAAAAGGAAACTACGGGTTATTTCCCGAGCGTATGGTTCAGCCGGTTGAACATCACGGCCAAGTGAGCATATATCGAGGTGTTCTGCACGACAATATCATCGGGGGTCTTGATGCGGTAAGGGGTGAAATTCCAAATGGCCCGCACCCCGCCGGCTATCATGTCGTTGCAGGCCTCCTGCGCCCTATCGACCGGCACGGTGAGAATGCCGATGCAAGCGCCGAGCTGAGGTTGCAGCCGGGGAAAGTCGGCCACATCATACACCGGAATCCCGTTGATATGGGTGCCGACAAGCTGCTTGTCGACATCGAAACCGGCAATGACGTTCATGCCATACTGCGCCAGTCCCGTATCCTGCAACAAGGCCGCGCCCAAACTCCCGACACCGAAGATGACCGCCTTGTGTTTCTCGCCGAAACCCAGGAACTGTTCAAGGGCGTCGACCAGCGACGCCACTTCATATCCCACGCGGGTCTTTCCCGAGATGTTGATAAACGACAAATCCTTCGCAATCCGGGAGGCATCGACATTGAGCTCTTTCGATATTTGTGTCGACGAGACATACTCCACCCCTTTATCGCGCAGCAGTTTGACATAGGCCAAATACCAAGGCAGACGCCGCAATGAAGGTTCGGGCAAGCTCATTGATGTCCTCGAATTTCCGATTGCCATTTCCTGTTATTGTTTTTTTGACCCACAAAAGTAATATTTTTTTTGGCAAACTGCATATTCCGCTTTAAATTTGAGGGGATTATTTCCCCCTTATCGGTATTTCCACAGCAAACAATCTCCCGCCATGAGCAAGAACAACGACTGGAAAGAACGTCTCAATATCGTCTACTCGACCAACCCCGACTTCTCTTACGAAACCGAGGAGGAGCCCCAACCGGCAACCCTTCCCGCCGAGAAACAAGCCTTGCGCATCGAACTCGACAAGCGCCATCGCAACGGCAAAACGGCCACCCTCATCACCGGATTTGTCGGCACGGACGACGACTTGAAAGAGCTGGCCAAGCTCCTGAAAACCAAATGCGGCGTAGGCGGTTCGGCCCGTGACGGTGAAATCCTCATACAGGGTGACCTGCGCCAAAAAGTAAAAGAGATTCTCACCCGGGAAGGCTACTCCCGCACCCGCATCATATAAGACACCATGCTCAACGTCTATCGTGCATCGGCCGGCTCGGGCAAGACCTACCAACTTACCCTCGAATATATCAAGCTCCTGCTCGCCCCGCCCCAAAACGAGGAGGGACTGTTGCCCGGCGAACGCCAGCGGCTCTTCCGCCGCATCTTGGCCGTGACATTCACCAACAAGGCCACCGACGAGATGAAGCAGCGCATCGTCAGGCAACTCGACATTCTGGCGCACGACCCCGAATCATCGGAATACATCGGCCAACTGCTCGGCCGTGACGGCATCACC from Candidatus Caccoplasma merdavium encodes the following:
- a CDS encoding fumarylacetoacetate hydrolase family protein, which encodes MKIFAVGWNYLRHNKEMNRALLPQEPVLFMKPDTALLKDGKPFFLPPFSERVEYETELVVRISRLGKNVAPRFAHRYYDAVTVGIDFTARDLQARLRAEGSPWEISKGFDGSAVVGDFVPVEELAGGVQDQHFSLRVGGKEVQRGHTADMIFPIDEMIAYISRFYTLRMGDLLFTGTPEGVGPVAIGDHLQGFLGERQLLDFHVR
- a CDS encoding redox-sensing transcriptional repressor Rex, with product MAIGNSRTSMSLPEPSLRRLPWYLAYVKLLRDKGVEYVSSTQISKELNVDASRIAKDLSFINISGKTRVGYEVASLVDALEQFLGFGEKHKAVIFGVGSLGAALLQDTGLAQYGMNVIAGFDVDKQLVGTHINGIPVYDVADFPRLQPQLGACIGILTVPVDRAQEACNDMIAGGVRAIWNFTPYRIKTPDDIVVQNTSIYAHLAVMFNRLNHTLGK
- a CDS encoding translation initiation factor; the protein is MSKNNDWKERLNIVYSTNPDFSYETEEEPQPATLPAEKQALRIELDKRHRNGKTATLITGFVGTDDDLKELAKLLKTKCGVGGSARDGEILIQGDLRQKVKEILTREGYSRTRII